A single Pedobacter sp. PACM 27299 DNA region contains:
- a CDS encoding MgtC/SapB family protein: MLSTLDFSSRLLLALSLGAAIGIERQWHQRIAGLRTNTLVSLGAAIFITLAVKIGGDASGRVASYIVSGIGFLGAGVIMKDGMNVRGLNTAATLWCSAAIGALSGMGFYPEAAIATSFIVLAHLILRPIGLKLGKNSFHPKSETAQTEYLISIKCKERVENHIRVLLLQHLGNHEKLMLRALTSSDNGDPANAIITAELVAVGNQDELMEKMVSRLTIEAEVMRVSWELTGQQSEL; the protein is encoded by the coding sequence ATGTTAAGTACACTAGACTTCAGCAGCCGTTTATTATTAGCCCTCAGTTTGGGCGCTGCGATTGGCATAGAACGCCAATGGCATCAACGTATCGCAGGATTACGCACCAATACCCTGGTCTCTTTGGGTGCCGCAATATTCATTACCCTGGCGGTAAAAATCGGGGGCGATGCCAGTGGCAGGGTCGCTTCTTATATCGTGAGTGGTATTGGTTTTCTCGGTGCCGGAGTGATCATGAAGGATGGAATGAATGTAAGGGGACTCAACACTGCAGCCACACTCTGGTGTTCTGCAGCGATTGGCGCACTCTCTGGAATGGGCTTTTACCCTGAAGCAGCAATTGCTACAAGTTTCATCGTACTCGCACACCTTATTTTACGCCCTATAGGTCTTAAACTAGGCAAAAACTCATTTCATCCCAAAAGTGAAACTGCTCAAACTGAGTATTTGATTTCCATCAAATGCAAAGAGCGGGTAGAAAATCACATCCGTGTTTTACTGCTCCAGCACCTTGGGAATCATGAAAAGCTCATGCTCAGGGCACTGACCAGCAGCGATAACGGTGATCCTGCGAATGCAATCATTACTGCGGAGTTAGTTGCTGTAGGAAATCAGGATGAATTAATGGAAAAAATGGTGAGCAGGCTGACGATTGAAGCAGAAGTAATGCGGGTAAGCTGGGAATTAACAGGACAACAATCAGAGTTATGA
- the mgtA gene encoding magnesium-translocating P-type ATPase, with the protein MKRLKMKHQKTAAGFEEAGATKLKNVARIAADFFYPMLNSDKEGLTAAAVAEKRKLFGWNEIEHERALPWYVQLFQAFLNPFIAVLLILAIVSFIVDVGLAEEAERDYKTVIVVGLMVVLSSLLRFWQEFGSNRAAEALKSMVKTTATVLRKENGKEEVELKALVPGDLVFLSAGDMVPADLRLIQSKDLFVSQAMLTGESHPLEKSAEVVSNADHKSPLELDNICFMGTNVLSGTATAVVVNTGNLTYFGAVGTAISGKRSETSFDKGVNKVSWLLIRFMLVMVPLTFVINGLTKGDWFEALLFGIAMAVGLTPEMLPMIVTANLAKGAKNMSQHKVIVKRLNAIQNIGAMDILCTDKTGTLTMDKIILERHLNVYGEDDDEVLKWAYLNSFHQTGLKNLLDLAVLEHLELHDYLNVAEGYHKVDEIPFDFQRRRMSVILEQQHGKQLLICKGAVEEMLDLCSHAFEPGENHQLHLEKDAVVVMDECMRNTVLLTSRKLNEDGLRVLLVAIKEYDPRPSNYGVKEEDKMILTGFIGFLDPAKPSARPAIEGLQELGITVKVLTGDNDVVTRKICKEVGIPFQQVLLGHELDQMGEEELAAKLQDTSIFAKLSPVQKSRIVRLLQSKGHTVGFMGDGINDAAALRVADVGISVDTAVDIAKESADIILLEKDLMVLRKGVIYGRRTFGNIIKYIKMTASSNFGNMFSMLGASAFLPFLPMLPIHLLIQNLLYDLSQISIPWDRMDEEFLKKPQNWDAGGISKFMVFIGPISSIFDYATFAVMFYVFKANSPAHQTLFQTGWFVEGLLSQTLIVHMIRTRKIPFIQSWATAPVIALTTLIMLVGIAIPFTPFAGVLKLTPLPIAYFPWLLGILLSYCLLTQYVKTLFIKKFNQWL; encoded by the coding sequence ATGAAAAGACTAAAAATGAAACATCAAAAAACAGCTGCTGGTTTTGAGGAGGCAGGAGCAACAAAGTTGAAAAATGTGGCGAGAATAGCAGCAGATTTCTTCTATCCCATGCTCAATAGCGACAAGGAAGGTTTGACAGCAGCTGCTGTAGCAGAAAAGAGAAAGTTGTTTGGCTGGAATGAAATTGAGCATGAGCGAGCTTTACCTTGGTACGTTCAGCTATTTCAAGCCTTTTTAAACCCTTTTATTGCCGTGTTGTTAATATTGGCTATTGTCTCGTTTATTGTCGATGTGGGACTCGCTGAGGAGGCTGAGCGGGATTATAAAACGGTTATTGTAGTTGGGCTGATGGTAGTGCTGAGTTCTCTGCTTCGTTTTTGGCAGGAATTCGGCAGTAACCGGGCGGCGGAAGCACTAAAAAGTATGGTGAAAACCACTGCTACCGTTTTGCGTAAAGAAAATGGAAAAGAAGAAGTTGAGCTGAAAGCTTTAGTACCTGGTGACCTGGTGTTTTTGAGTGCCGGTGATATGGTGCCTGCAGATCTACGCCTCATCCAGTCTAAAGATCTTTTTGTGAGTCAGGCTATGCTGACAGGTGAATCTCATCCATTGGAAAAAAGTGCCGAAGTGGTTTCCAATGCAGATCATAAATCACCATTGGAACTGGATAACATCTGTTTCATGGGGACTAATGTATTGAGCGGCACAGCTACTGCAGTGGTGGTCAATACGGGGAATCTGACTTATTTCGGTGCTGTAGGTACTGCCATCAGCGGAAAACGTTCAGAAACCAGTTTTGATAAAGGGGTGAATAAGGTGAGCTGGTTACTGATCCGATTTATGCTGGTGATGGTTCCTTTGACTTTTGTGATCAATGGTTTAACTAAAGGAGATTGGTTTGAAGCGTTGCTTTTCGGCATTGCGATGGCAGTGGGCTTAACACCAGAGATGCTGCCCATGATTGTGACTGCCAACCTGGCCAAGGGGGCGAAGAATATGAGTCAGCATAAAGTGATTGTGAAAAGATTAAATGCCATCCAGAATATTGGGGCCATGGATATTCTTTGTACCGATAAAACCGGGACACTCACCATGGATAAGATCATTTTAGAGCGGCATTTGAATGTTTATGGAGAAGACGATGATGAAGTGCTGAAATGGGCTTATTTAAATAGTTTTCATCAAACTGGGCTAAAAAACCTCCTTGATCTGGCAGTGCTGGAACATTTGGAACTTCATGATTACCTGAATGTTGCGGAAGGTTATCATAAAGTAGATGAGATTCCTTTTGATTTTCAGCGACGAAGAATGAGTGTGATTTTGGAGCAGCAGCATGGAAAACAGCTGCTGATCTGTAAAGGCGCAGTGGAAGAAATGCTCGACCTATGTTCTCATGCGTTTGAGCCTGGTGAAAATCACCAGTTGCACCTGGAAAAGGATGCCGTGGTAGTGATGGATGAGTGCATGCGCAATACCGTGCTGCTAACTTCCAGAAAGCTTAATGAAGATGGGCTGAGGGTATTATTGGTGGCTATAAAGGAATATGACCCGCGTCCTTCAAACTATGGGGTCAAGGAGGAGGATAAAATGATTTTAACTGGATTCATTGGCTTTTTAGATCCCGCTAAACCTTCTGCAAGGCCTGCAATTGAAGGGCTGCAGGAACTGGGGATTACAGTTAAAGTACTGACTGGTGATAATGATGTGGTGACCAGAAAGATCTGTAAAGAAGTGGGAATTCCCTTTCAGCAGGTTTTATTGGGACATGAACTGGACCAGATGGGGGAGGAGGAGCTTGCTGCTAAGCTTCAGGATACCAGTATTTTTGCAAAATTAAGCCCTGTTCAAAAGTCCAGGATTGTCAGGTTGTTACAATCGAAAGGGCATACTGTAGGTTTTATGGGAGATGGGATCAATGATGCGGCAGCATTAAGAGTTGCTGACGTAGGCATTTCTGTAGACACTGCGGTAGACATCGCAAAAGAAAGCGCCGACATTATCCTGCTGGAAAAAGACCTGATGGTACTTCGCAAAGGGGTGATCTATGGACGGCGAACTTTTGGGAACATTATTAAATACATCAAAATGACGGCCAGCAGTAATTTTGGCAATATGTTCAGTATGTTAGGTGCAAGTGCTTTTCTGCCTTTCTTACCGATGCTGCCCATCCATCTGCTGATTCAAAACCTGTTGTATGACCTTTCCCAGATTTCTATTCCATGGGACCGTATGGATGAGGAATTTTTGAAGAAACCACAGAACTGGGATGCTGGAGGGATCAGCAAGTTTATGGTCTTTATCGGACCAATTAGTTCAATTTTTGACTATGCCACTTTTGCGGTCATGTTTTATGTGTTTAAGGCGAATAGTCCGGCACACCAAACGCTGTTTCAAACCGGTTGGTTTGTAGAAGGATTATTGTCGCAAACGCTGATTGTTCACATGATCAGAACCCGTAAGATTCCATTTATTCAAAGCTGGGCAACAGCTCCGGTGATTGCGCTGACAACGTTGATTATGCTGGTTGGAATCGCGATTCCTTTTACACCTTTTGCAGGGGTTTTGAAGCTAACGCCCTTGCCAATAGCCTATTTTCCGTGGCTGTTAGGGATCCTTTTGAGCTATTGTCTTTTAACGCAGTATGTAAAAACTTTGTTTATCAAAAAGTTTAACCAATGGCTGTAA
- a CDS encoding efflux RND transporter periplasmic adaptor subunit has translation MSKLNGLLRLATAAEAPFQMEITSVGKVKAIPNFYAETASPFSGRLLRVFIKLGMKVSPGTPLFELASPDFIELQQRFFSIKAQLKKAGLDLKRQKDLFKNEVSSVKDLEEISQAYDLILSEYKNLVEGFKVYHVAADQLKIGQPFILRSPIKGEVIQNDLVTGGYLNTEAAALVKIAELSRVYVAAQVKEKDIRFIHKGDEVRLEVTADPGRKIKGKVGHIAEILDEESRSIQVLIECENPDGALKPEMYAKISFKGRPVNALFVPEKAVFQQNDSSFVFLQTGKGRFVRRKVETGGLHQGKVMITRGLNVGDVLVAAGAFYLLEAK, from the coding sequence GTGTCAAAACTAAATGGCCTTTTACGTTTGGCCACGGCAGCTGAAGCTCCTTTTCAAATGGAAATTACCAGTGTGGGCAAGGTAAAAGCCATCCCCAATTTCTATGCAGAAACTGCCAGCCCTTTTTCCGGACGTTTGCTTCGGGTTTTCATAAAATTAGGCATGAAAGTGAGCCCTGGAACGCCACTTTTTGAATTGGCATCACCCGATTTTATTGAACTTCAGCAGCGTTTTTTCAGTATAAAAGCGCAGTTGAAAAAGGCAGGTCTGGATTTGAAACGCCAGAAGGATCTTTTTAAAAATGAAGTGTCATCAGTTAAAGATCTGGAAGAGATTAGTCAGGCTTATGATTTGATTTTAAGTGAGTATAAAAATTTGGTAGAAGGATTTAAAGTGTATCATGTTGCTGCGGATCAATTAAAAATCGGACAGCCATTTATACTTCGTTCTCCAATAAAAGGGGAGGTGATTCAGAATGATCTGGTGACAGGGGGTTACCTGAATACGGAAGCTGCAGCACTAGTTAAAATAGCGGAGTTGAGCCGGGTGTATGTCGCCGCCCAGGTGAAAGAAAAGGACATCCGCTTTATCCATAAGGGGGACGAGGTCAGGCTGGAAGTCACTGCTGACCCTGGCAGAAAAATTAAAGGAAAGGTGGGACATATCGCAGAGATCCTGGATGAGGAAAGCAGAAGCATTCAGGTGCTCATCGAATGTGAAAACCCTGATGGCGCCTTAAAACCAGAAATGTATGCAAAGATCAGTTTCAAAGGGAGGCCAGTAAATGCGCTTTTTGTGCCTGAAAAGGCAGTTTTTCAGCAAAATGACAGCAGTTTCGTTTTTCTGCAAACAGGGAAAGGGCGTTTTGTGCGGAGAAAGGTAGAAACAGGAGGCCTGCATCAGGGGAAAGTGATGATCACCAGGGGCTTAAATGTTGGAGATGTACTGGTTGCTGCAGGTGCTTTTTACCTTCTGGAAGCGAAATAA